The genomic interval GCAGCTTCTCGCGGATCATCAGGAACCAGAGCGGCGGCACGAACGCGAGCAGCAGACAGATCAGGAATTGCGGCTGCTTGGGGCCGGTGCGGTCGGGCACGAGCTCGTAGAACGGCTTGTAGCTGTCCTCGTGGTGGCCGGCGTGGTTGGTGATCTCGAGCGCCAGGAGCCGCACGAACGGGGTGAGGTGGTTCCAGGTGTGGCGTGGCTCGAACCGCCCCGGCGTCGCGGTCACGAGGCCGTAATGCTGGGTGTAGTTGAAGATCTCTAGGAGGATGCGCGGTCCCAGCAGGCAGACGCCAACCCCGGCGAGCGCCCCGTAGCCGCCGCCGATCAGCCAGAGCAGGCCGACGAAGGCCACGAGGATGCCGACGCGCCAGACCCAGGCGTTGCGCGGGTCGAACCACGCGCGCTCGCGCTTCGTCCACATCCGGCGCTCCAGATGGTAGGATTCTGCGATCTGGCCCGCGAAGGTCTTCGCGAGGTGCCGGTAGAGGTTCTCGCCGCGGCGTGCGTAGTCGGGGTCGTCCGGCGTCACGGTGTGGATGTGGTGCGTGACCACGTGGGTGATCTCGCGCCAGGGATCGAAGATCATCACCATCCCGATCCGCCCGAGCCAGCGGTGGAACAGGTTTTCACGATGGAACATCTCGTGGAGGGCCGGGGCGACGATGACGAACTGCGTGAACATCATCGTCACGAAGCCGCCGATCTTCGAGGACGTGCTGTCGAAATGGCCCTGCCCGACCAGCCACGCGTAGAACAGGATCATGGCGAAGCCCATGACGAGCTGCACCGAGACGATGAGGTCGTAGAGCCAGGGGAAGCGCGCGTCGCGCAGCGAGTGGTCGGGCTCCAGGAACGCGTCGAACAGCAGGATGCCGATGAGGAGGCCGAAGCCGAGCCAGGCGTGCGGACCGCCGAGCCAGAGCCCGTAGGCGGAGGTCGCCAGCAGCACGGGTGACAGCAGGTACTTGGCGTAGTCGAGCATGAGCCTCCTCCTGAGCCGGAGCGCCTCCGGGAACCGCCGTGGCGGCCTCCGGGGACTCTCGATTGCCCCAAGAGTGGCAAGGGCCGGCGGGGCGCG from Methylobacterium sp. AMS5 carries:
- a CDS encoding fatty acid desaturase; the encoded protein is MLDYAKYLLSPVLLATSAYGLWLGGPHAWLGFGLLIGILLFDAFLEPDHSLRDARFPWLYDLIVSVQLVMGFAMILFYAWLVGQGHFDSTSSKIGGFVTMMFTQFVIVAPALHEMFHRENLFHRWLGRIGMVMIFDPWREITHVVTHHIHTVTPDDPDYARRGENLYRHLAKTFAGQIAESYHLERRMWTKRERAWFDPRNAWVWRVGILVAFVGLLWLIGGGYGALAGVGVCLLGPRILLEIFNYTQHYGLVTATPGRFEPRHTWNHLTPFVRLLALEITNHAGHHEDSYKPFYELVPDRTGPKQPQFLICLLLAFVPPLWFLMIREKLHHWDRHYATPQEREIAEAENIRAGWSDLNERPTLAQARFAVAP